The region aggaccctcttgaccgggctgtttcctattatcggtgttatgaccagcgggtcgtcatgaggaaacttgactccctctaggtcagaatcatcaaaagccaatgttacttctgtcctggcccttttcggggcttctcctacgatatgcataacctctctagcaTATGCCTTTCGGGAATTcctggacaatccagcagcagttggacctccaaagatcgtgtttatcacatgccctcgaggtctcggccctccataaacGGTGTTTATAACAGgccctctaggctggggatttcaCCCCTGttcgtcttggtccctcctacgatcttcaaagttcttccttccactattattcctgtcccctccttcttcagtatacttattcaatcttccttttcgaatcaaaaactcaatttcgtctttcaattgcctacactcatcggtgtcatggccaacatctttgtggaatctgcaatacttgctcttatctagcttggcaggatcagctttcaagggcttaggccagcgaatatctctgtctttctcaatctccagcaaaatctgacttctaggagcgttcagcttagcgtattcagtgaacttttgtccaggtcctcccttcttgggggtcgaatcaggattttgttcggttctaggatacttgtccttagcgatatattccagatcagtttttcgcttcctgcctccagtgggctcattacttactgcGGTCTTcttcatgctttcttcaactttgatatacttccctgccctctcttggagttgcaacatattttcagggggacgtttggccaaagacatcttgaaaaactcgtccctagttccttgttgtagtgctatcatagctaccttatcatcaaggtccgggacttttaaagcctcctttgtgaaatgattcagataatctctcaaagattccttagctccctgcacaagactcatgaGAGaagctgaacttttctcatggactcttccactaatgaattgcttaataaaagcctgacttaattctctgaacgatccaatagagtttgggggcagacggctgtaccatctttgagccatacccgacagggtttgagggaaggcccgacactttatagcatcattcacgggttgcagcagcagtgcattagagaatgtcctaacatgatttgcggggtctcccgtgccatcataggctttgatagtgggcatcttgaactttcttgatatatgggcattcattatctcttctgtgaagggcggagttggatcatcaggatctccaaggggaagtaGATTGCccggatcagttcttgggacaacagcccttcttcgcactggaccatccaggtctatgataggaggaggatttctccccctaggaagTATCTGGGGTCTGGCGGCCTGGTGAGCCTCTAAATCACGTCTTAGCCTTTGGATCTCGGCCTCATGAGCCCTAATCCTgtcctgcacttcttggggattcgcccctggggtgctttgagggcgttgccttccatcagccattggctctttgccaggacgcctccttctcggggccacttcatcatccgaagattcagagtctctttcagtgtaaggaccagaaaattcttggTCCTCAGGAATAGGATCCAATCttcgtatataggggggcgactgccctcgtgcttcgcttcgcccagcatacCCGCTTCCTCCAATCTCAAGacgaaggggcatcccataaggggggttagtagtaacaatagttgaatattcatacccgacgggttgAGAATTCgcaggtatatgtacttgttgaacttgaggattcgtaccttgaatagtcgggggagttgtcccttgtagctgaggttgagtcgcccctgtctgggcttccccttgagcagatgcataagttgaatggggaggaatctccacggttgacgaaatcacctgagttgtccctgatggtgttccttcctccaaagctctaattgttctccgtgttctcgccatggttgttgttttctttcccacagacggcgccaaatgttatggattaaaacaaATATGTATAATTGCTGTAtctaataataaggaacgtgagcttcgaggctcgatttgactgctcttgtgtttcgtgactcaatctgccttaacaagatgcctacgtaccttgctgattgccaaggatcaagtcaaaaaacgtagttctgatttgtggggtgaggccccttatatagatgttggtggtccttgaattggacttggtataggagacttggtgggcaagtctcataattataatggactttggagtcctagatagtaggaaactgattccttatccttttaggtccccttgaggcttatctataaggatttatatccttatcaggactcttctcaacagctgatttttcctttattaattaattacgaaattaattaataatcagggcttttgggcctttttttattccaccagacctgatctggtccatcaggcttaacctttctggtctgaatatcatacatctccatattgggcctagcagcccattaattataaaatcaggacttatttatccctatcaagaacaaaacacttacatccaaatacatgaaagtatttgagatttggcttcttgttcttcaccatctcatatggtgtttttccatgcttgttaatgagtgttgcattttgagtaaaacaagcagtctgcacagcttcagcccagaaataggttggaagctttgcttcttcaagcattgttcgtgcagcttcaattagagttctattcttcctttcaacaactccattttgctgtggagttccaggagcagaaaattcctgctttattccatgatttttgcagaactcttccattatcaaattcttgaattcagtgccattatcactcctcaaaattttcacagaatctttgatcaatttatccagatgtttgacatgatcaatcaggatagatgcagtttcactttttgtgtgcaagaaatacacccatgtgtatctggtgaactcatctattatgaccaacgcatatttcttctttgcaatagacatgacattcactggaccaaatagatcaacatgaagtaaataataaggctcaagaattgatgattcagtcttgctcttgaacgaagattttctttgtttagccttctgacatgagtcacaaagaccatcaggaacaaacactgattttggcagtcctctcacaagatctttcttgatcagttcatttatcttgttgaagtttaaatgagagagtttcttgtgccaattccagctttcttcagttgaggctctactcactaaacagattgcagaaccatcagaacttgttgaaagcttagcttcataaatgttaccacgcctgaatcccttcagaacaatttttcctttagatttactaactattttacaatgttctgcaaagaaatcaacatgataacctctgtcacagatttgacttatactcagtaagttgtgtttaagtcctgagaccagagctacatctttaataatgacattcccaagattgatattgccatatcccaaagtttttccaatgttgccatctccataagaaacacttgggccagctttctccacaaagtctgatagcagggccttatttccagtcatatgtcctgaacatccactgtccagaactaaaatatttttcctgttgccctgcaatcaaaaagaccactaattattagttttaaggacccagacttgcttggatcctttggcctttttaggtttgttaacatttgcagcggatttaacatcaaattttatgttaacagttttcttatcagaacttatactagaaggaacaacagaaactttctttaaagaaggttttatttgataataatcatagtacaaactatgatattcctgacaagtataaatggaatgccataaactaccacaatgaaaacaaggattttgtggtttgtatctaacagactgactcttaactcctgactttgtaaataaggagttaatattcttattcttcctgcaaaaagaagccagatggttagaacttccacagttatgacatgttttcctaggagcatcaggaacagatttatagttattacttttattcacaccttcctttccattcctgtttttcctaggtgattttaccttgtttgcattcttaacatctttcagcttatgcttaagctgcttctttgtcattaagcctatgttaacttcagctgtcttttcctgttttagtttgtcagaagctaattcctttttaacttctgatttctcattttcggatttttcagttacaaacttaacaggttttaacttcggcttttgcttatcaacaggcttaatttctacagttccttttttattttctccatagcctaagccctctttccagtttccactgcttagcaaattttgagttgttttgccagagttagtccaagttctaataatctctctctccttttctaactcagtttttagagattttatgataagagttttacccttatctttctttgaggaaggtggtttgggggattcctcttcaaccttgagagcaactgtccttgactttcctcctttcctcttgcttctttgttccatctcaagttcatgagtcttgagcattccatagatttcatcaagagttgtttcatcaagattgtagttgtctcttattgttgttgccttcaaatcctaacattcaggaagagctaacaggaatttgaggtttgtatcttcaagatcatactccttatttactaatgacaagtcattcaagagtttgacaaatctatcatatacatcagtcaatgactcattagtcctagagtcaaagtgttcatactcttgagtgagtattgtcttcctgttcttcttaactgtttcagttccttgacaccttgtctccagtgcatcccatatctccttagcagtcttgcagttgattaccctgtttgacattacattatcaatggcactatgcaataagtgacgtaccttggcatccttagcaatagatgctatatcttcagcagtgtaatcattcttttcctttggtacggtcattgctgcttcacctgcaactacaacagcgagcttggtaggtttgtgaggcccttccttgattctatcaaggtattctggatctgttgcttccagaaacatggtcatccttaccttccatatgggatattcagatggtctcaatatgggaactctgatagtctcatatcgactctgagttgatgtctttgatgattcctcagttttggtaggcttagttggagtttctgtgtcagacatgattgtgtttggatctttaactgtatgtgtgttaacagatagctctgataccacttgttaggtcacactttcactgtagagggggtgaatacagtgtttattacaatcaaatcaaacttcaagaacttatgtaacagaaaacaaactttatttaaacaataaactctgttacaatctggaactgttatctctcagtgatgaacaaaatatcacgagagctgctagggttatattaaataatattctcgataatgataacacttatagtgtaaaccctatgtctgtgtttatatactacacagttacaagatattcgctaattgatatggaatataattctgcttcctaaaatatatcaatcaggtatcttctattccaagtattccattcttcacggaattccttcttcatgcatatctcttcttatgtttatcttgatcttcttaactttaatcagctactgtccttatctgatcgtccttcagcacttaagttctgatatctatctcctgataacataagtactgatatcccttaagttctgacttccagtataagtactgatcagttaagtactgatttgttctgttcaaataagatctgaaatctaaacataaaacatattagccatgacattatcaaatatatctaacaccccTATTTCCTTAAGCCCGACAAAtcttatttttattatatatttacatatatatatttatatgtatacatATTTACAAATAATacttataaaaaaatatacttgaaacatatatatatatatatatttatttatttatttataagttcATGGTTAAAATATAGTTTAAAAATTTGAACTTATCATTCATAATAAAAAGTATATGCCGATCAATTTATCGTAAAACCAAATGAATCATTGGGTCTATTTGGGATATCTTAAAACAaataacttataacttaaagTCAAAAAGTGTCATTTAAGTGATATGTAAATTAttacttataagttatttaggtgTTTGGATAATTGTACTAATATGTTGGTGATGTGTTTGGTAAATTAGAACTTAtaagtttaatttttttataaaattaatataataattttaatacaataaataaaaaattaaaagaaaaaaaattaattaacaaCTTTTTTGAAATGAGAGGAAATGAAATCATGGGcttttaaaaaattgaattatataaaatatgaatttaaaataaaataaaagataTTGCACAAAATCTACGATCAGAAGATTAAGAAAAATTTTTGATACATCACGAAGAAAAGGCTGATTATACAGTTGAATCTCGATGAAATAATaatcgataaaataataaacttaTTAAATAACTTTTTTCTCCGATTCCAATAAATATAGTGTATTTTATTTCCGGTAAAGTAATGAATACACTAAAGTAATATTATTATTGTAATCAAACATAATACATTAAAgagaattaattataattaattatacaagACGACATAAGTTGGATGAAATGGTGAAAGTGTCACCCGGTCAACTTTCTGCTTATGCAAGATATGAAGTAGTTAAAAACTTGCCAAACAGTAGCCATAATTTGGATTGTGTTGTAATATGAATGTCCAGGAGTTTTCTAGAACAAAATCTCTTGACTTTTTCTAAGTTCATGTAACCTATGACTCTTGGCTTTTCGAGTCCTTGTAACTCACTTGTAGAGAGCCTATATAAAGGGTTCATGATCTCTCTTGTAAACACACTAGAAAGAAATATATATCTCTCTTTCAACACATGTTCTAtctattatatatttaaatatatttctAACACGTTATGAGCACGATATTACTTGTATGATTATAACTTTGGGAGGAGGTTAGTTTACATAAAGATTTCGAAGGCAACGGCAGAAGTAGTTTATCATTTATATTCAATCAGTCATCGTCTCTCTCGTATTTCATTCAAGCTTAAGTTtataaaaattttgaattttaccaaACTTGGATTTGAGGCTTTTGATATTAcagaaaaaaattatttaatgtGGATATTGGATATCAAAATCCATTTAGCCACACAAGATCTTGGAGATACAATCAAAGAGGGGAATAAGGAATCTAAATCAAATCGTGCAAAGATTATGATCTTTCTACGATGTCATCTCCATGAAGGAGTTAAAACTAAATATCTTACAGTTAAAAATTCACTTGATTTGTGGAAAATTTTAAAAGATGGATATGATCACCAAAAGACTTTAATTCTACCAAAAGCTCGCTATGATTGGATGCATTTGAGGCTACAAGATTTTAAAACCGTCAGTGAATATAATTCTGCATTTTTTAAAATAACTTCTCAACTAAAACTATGCGGTGAAAAAATCACTGATGAGAATACATTAGAAAAGACTTACTCAACTTTTCATGCCTCAAATGTACTTCTCTAGCAACAATATCGTGAAAAAGGTTTTACAAAATATTCAAATTTAATTTCTTATTTTTTGTTGCTGAACAAAATAATAAGCTTTTGATGAAGAATCATGAGTCTCGCCCAACTGGATCTAGCCCTTTCCCTGAAACGAATGTGGTGACATATAATTATGGGCGTGGTCGAGGTGGTGGACGAGATGGTAATTGTGGCTGTGGGCGTGGTTATGGTCATGGAAATGGAGCATATGGTCGTGGTTCTCAAGTCCAAAAGCATCCTTCTTTTAAGTTCAATAAGTCCAATTCCAACCAGAAGTTGGTGAAAAATATGAACaaggagaaaaagaaaaagaa is a window of Apium graveolens cultivar Ventura chromosome 11, ASM990537v1, whole genome shotgun sequence DNA encoding:
- the LOC141695659 gene encoding uncharacterized protein LOC141695659 encodes the protein MKNHESRPTGSSPFPETNVVTYNYGRGRGGGRDGNCGCGRGYGHGNGAYGRGSQVQKHPSFKFNKSNSNQKLVKNMNKEKKKKNIENECYRCGMKCHWSRTCRMPKYFVDFYQASLKDKGKNIETNLVFEEKEHAENLLKMTYLDTANFYKTPDDTTAPDNK